One Georgenia wutianyii DNA segment encodes these proteins:
- a CDS encoding ABC transporter permease — protein MTTLTARSRTRGMATLTLAEARLFTRDFSSLFFALLFPTVLVLGIGFIIPGMRDTIVELPEPWLGLRPVDLMAPIALATAMASVALITLPVYLADYRHNGVLRRLSTTPMRPQGVLVAHVLINVVAVVAASLLALLAASLAFGTPAPDQPLLALGAFVLGTAAMFGIGLLIAARSPKGSAASGLGMIIYFPMLLFAGMWTPGPMMPESLATIATWTPLGAASQALMTAWFEGGFPAQQLLVMAGYVLVCYPLAAKLFRWS, from the coding sequence ATGACCACGCTCACCGCACGCTCCCGGACGAGAGGGATGGCCACTCTCACCCTCGCCGAGGCCCGGCTGTTCACGCGGGACTTCAGCAGCCTGTTCTTCGCGCTGCTCTTCCCGACGGTGCTCGTCCTGGGGATCGGCTTCATCATCCCCGGGATGCGCGACACGATCGTGGAGCTGCCCGAGCCGTGGCTCGGCCTGCGGCCGGTCGACCTCATGGCGCCGATCGCGCTCGCCACGGCCATGGCGAGCGTCGCCCTCATCACGCTGCCGGTCTACCTCGCCGACTACCGGCACAACGGCGTCCTGCGTCGCCTGTCCACGACGCCGATGCGCCCGCAGGGCGTGCTCGTCGCCCACGTCCTCATCAACGTCGTCGCCGTCGTCGCGGCCTCGCTGCTCGCCCTGCTCGCCGCGTCGCTCGCCTTCGGCACCCCGGCACCGGACCAGCCGCTGCTCGCGCTCGGCGCCTTCGTCCTCGGGACGGCGGCGATGTTCGGGATCGGGCTGCTCATCGCGGCCCGTTCCCCCAAGGGCAGCGCCGCCTCCGGCCTCGGGATGATCATCTACTTCCCGATGCTGCTCTTCGCCGGCATGTGGACGCCCGGCCCGATGATGCCGGAGTCGCTGGCCACCATCGCCACCTGGACGCCGCTCGGCGCGGCGAGCCAGGCGCTCATGACCGCGTGGTTCGAGGGCGGCTTCCCGGCCCAGCAGCTGCTCGTCATGGCCGGCTACGTCCTCGTCTGCTACCCGCTGGCGGCCAAGCTGTTCCGCTGGTCCTGA
- a CDS encoding carbohydrate-binding protein — protein MLVATGSAAAAPVAQAASDALEIDFAVSTGPFKGGASGMLYGLGDDGVPTDAIIAGAGPHHLTQKAPRGAQHPNGDPLEVERAFFENGGEYMMTNIQDYYPDWPYTGGRRPDDFESYLEIVRTVVADVVENSDYPERYVFTPFNEPDGINWYGNWEQMGQTFLADWKAAYETIKEVYPEARIAGPGDSRWQPARTREFLTFAKENDVLPDMFTWHELGRNNLATYRSNYDAYRALERELGIGPLPININEYAMRRDMSVPGNIVQWLTMFEDTKVDAQTAYWTYAGNLNDNMAKSNSANGAWWLLKWYADLGGDTVQVTPPVLNRPDTLQGIATLDPGKRQATVLFGGTDNEVRLELSGLDPAVFGDVVDIQIREAEWSGQEGEAQAPPVVATHRLALDDVMVIDVANDDRLSAYQAVITPALPTQPTVDPTWRVEVEAEDTVLRDVTAYNQSPTDDWTFAASRGRDVGSTNRVTSSLTWTVDVPADGTYRFGAVAGVNGPANGPGRHALFVDGVQASTIDYEAGFSWGYRGRAETLVELTAGSHELSVRMSADGSTLLPGSDISLDKFDLTLVTGPETTTYPAVFARSGDATVDYTAADGGAVEVSGDGAITFFPSVRETGYYDVALEYATEGAAGVDLAVNRRAVDGVGASAAGEWVSTARVHLGKGVSEVTVGAPDGALVSSLTVTRAAEADSETVTIEAEDSSQVTLHGEARTETVAQPTNVSGEQVGQLGGGEGNYAVVARPEQLGAGQYNLSVRYANAERNTGHDYNTDVITRFLDIGEEGGETTRGGFRHNYSWQGFWTHTVPVDLTTDEGDLRLGNATGNAPNIDWIQLSPLTLGVTNTAGGELAIDSAATVRCVAGRAHVVVRVTNESAVPVAVEIGTPFGTRSVAGLDAGRAVSVAFASRQTEIAAGTASVVATGLVDGSPVTSRADGTYLAAACG, from the coding sequence GTGCTGGTCGCCACCGGGTCCGCTGCGGCGGCACCGGTGGCCCAGGCCGCGAGCGACGCTCTCGAGATCGACTTCGCAGTGTCCACCGGCCCGTTCAAGGGTGGCGCCTCGGGAATGCTCTACGGCCTCGGCGACGACGGCGTCCCCACGGACGCGATCATCGCCGGCGCGGGCCCCCACCACCTCACGCAGAAGGCGCCGCGCGGCGCGCAGCACCCCAACGGGGACCCGCTCGAGGTCGAGCGGGCGTTCTTCGAGAACGGGGGCGAGTACATGATGACCAACATCCAGGACTACTACCCCGACTGGCCCTACACGGGCGGCCGGCGGCCCGACGACTTCGAGAGCTACCTCGAGATCGTCCGCACGGTAGTCGCGGACGTCGTGGAGAACTCCGACTACCCCGAGCGGTACGTCTTCACACCCTTCAACGAGCCGGACGGCATCAACTGGTACGGGAACTGGGAGCAGATGGGGCAGACCTTCCTCGCGGACTGGAAGGCGGCGTACGAGACGATCAAGGAGGTGTACCCGGAGGCGAGGATCGCGGGCCCCGGGGACTCGAGGTGGCAGCCTGCGAGGACGCGTGAGTTCCTCACGTTCGCGAAGGAGAACGACGTCCTGCCGGACATGTTCACCTGGCACGAGCTCGGACGGAACAACCTGGCCACCTACCGGTCGAACTACGACGCCTACCGCGCGCTCGAGCGGGAGCTCGGGATCGGGCCGCTTCCGATCAACATCAACGAGTACGCGATGCGCCGGGACATGTCCGTCCCGGGCAACATCGTCCAGTGGCTCACGATGTTCGAGGACACCAAGGTCGACGCGCAGACCGCGTACTGGACGTACGCCGGCAACCTCAACGACAACATGGCCAAGTCGAACAGCGCGAACGGGGCCTGGTGGCTGCTCAAGTGGTACGCCGACCTGGGGGGCGACACCGTGCAGGTCACCCCGCCCGTCCTGAACAGGCCGGACACGCTCCAGGGGATCGCGACCCTCGACCCGGGCAAGAGGCAGGCGACCGTCCTGTTCGGTGGCACGGACAACGAGGTGCGCCTGGAGCTGTCGGGCCTCGACCCCGCAGTGTTCGGGGACGTCGTCGACATCCAGATTCGTGAGGCGGAGTGGTCCGGACAGGAAGGGGAGGCACAGGCGCCGCCCGTCGTCGCGACGCACCGGCTCGCCCTGGACGACGTGATGGTCATCGACGTCGCCAACGACGACAGGCTCTCGGCCTACCAGGCGGTCATCACGCCGGCGCTGCCCACCCAGCCCACCGTCGACCCGACGTGGCGCGTCGAGGTGGAGGCCGAGGACACCGTGCTGCGCGACGTCACCGCCTACAACCAGTCGCCCACGGACGACTGGACGTTCGCGGCGTCACGCGGGCGGGACGTCGGGTCGACCAACCGTGTCACGTCCTCCCTCACCTGGACGGTGGACGTGCCCGCTGACGGGACCTACCGCTTCGGCGCGGTCGCGGGCGTCAACGGACCGGCCAACGGCCCTGGCCGGCATGCTCTGTTCGTCGACGGCGTCCAGGCGTCCACCATCGACTACGAGGCAGGCTTCTCCTGGGGGTACCGCGGTCGTGCGGAGACCCTGGTCGAGCTGACAGCCGGCTCCCACGAGCTGTCGGTGCGGATGAGTGCGGACGGCTCCACGCTGTTGCCCGGTTCGGACATCTCGCTCGACAAGTTCGACCTCACCCTCGTCACGGGACCCGAGACGACCACCTACCCCGCCGTCTTCGCCCGCAGCGGTGACGCCACGGTGGACTACACCGCCGCCGACGGCGGGGCAGTCGAGGTGTCGGGGGACGGGGCCATCACGTTCTTCCCCTCGGTGCGCGAGACCGGGTACTACGACGTCGCGCTCGAGTACGCGACGGAGGGGGCGGCCGGCGTCGACCTCGCCGTCAACCGGCGTGCCGTCGACGGCGTCGGGGCGAGTGCCGCGGGTGAGTGGGTCTCGACCGCGCGCGTGCACCTCGGCAAGGGCGTCTCGGAGGTGACCGTGGGCGCGCCGGACGGTGCCCTCGTCTCCTCGCTCACCGTCACGCGGGCCGCGGAGGCGGACAGTGAGACGGTGACGATCGAGGCCGAGGACTCCTCGCAGGTCACGCTGCACGGCGAGGCTCGTACCGAGACCGTCGCGCAGCCCACCAACGTCTCGGGTGAACAGGTCGGTCAGCTCGGTGGGGGTGAGGGCAACTACGCCGTTGTCGCCCGGCCGGAGCAGCTCGGCGCCGGGCAGTACAACCTGTCGGTGCGCTACGCGAACGCGGAGCGGAACACCGGGCACGACTACAACACCGACGTCATCACCCGGTTCCTCGACATCGGTGAGGAGGGTGGTGAGACCACCCGCGGCGGTTTCCGGCACAACTACTCGTGGCAGGGGTTCTGGACCCACACGGTGCCGGTGGACCTCACGACCGACGAGGGAGACCTGCGGCTCGGCAACGCCACCGGAAACGCTCCGAACATCGACTGGATCCAGCTGTCGCCGCTCACTCTCGGCGTCACGAACACGGCCGGCGGGGAGCTGGCCATCGACTCCGCGGCTACGGTCCGGTGCGTGGCCGGACGGGCCCACGTGGTCGTCCGCGTGACGAACGAGAGCGCGGTCCCGGTGGCGGTGGAGATCGGCACGCCGTTCGGCACCAGGTCCGTCGCCGGGCTGGACGCTGGGCGAGCCGTGAGTGTTGCGTTCGCCTCGCGCCAGACCGAGATCGCCGCGGGAACCGCCTCGGTGGTCGCGACCGGCCTGGTCGACGGCAGCCCGGTGACCAGCCGGGCCGACGGGACGTACCTGGCAGCGGCCTGCGGCTGA
- the rplS gene encoding 50S ribosomal protein L19, whose amino-acid sequence MQTLDHVDSASLRDDIPDFRAGDTLKVHVKVVEGNRSRIQVFQGYVVGRSGAGVRETFIIRKVSFGVGVERTFPVHSPSIDKIEVVTRGDVRRAKLYYMRGLQGKKARIREKR is encoded by the coding sequence ATGCAGACCCTGGACCACGTCGACTCCGCCTCGCTGCGCGACGACATCCCCGACTTCCGCGCCGGTGACACCCTCAAGGTGCACGTCAAGGTCGTCGAGGGCAACCGCTCGCGTATCCAGGTCTTCCAGGGCTACGTCGTCGGCCGCTCCGGCGCCGGTGTGCGCGAGACCTTCATCATCCGCAAGGTGAGCTTCGGCGTCGGCGTCGAGCGCACCTTCCCGGTGCACTCCCCGTCGATCGACAAGATCGAGGTCGTCACCCGCGGTGACGTCCGTCGCGCCAAGCTGTACTACATGCGCGGCCTGCAGGGGAAGAAGGCTCGCATCCGCGAGAAGCGCTGA
- the rimM gene encoding ribosome maturation factor RimM (Essential for efficient processing of 16S rRNA) — translation MELVVARVGAAHGLQGMVRLEVRTDDPAGRFAPGAVLPTDPADRGPLTVVQSTERSGSWYARFAEVPDRTAAEALRGTLLLVTVEDEVEEDAWYPHELVGLPVEDTTGRHVGTVAGIEHLPAQDVLVLTEENGARTLVPFVAEIVPLVDVPGRRVVIDPPHGLLAADEA, via the coding sequence ATGGAGCTCGTCGTCGCCCGTGTGGGCGCCGCCCACGGCCTGCAGGGCATGGTCCGCCTCGAGGTCCGTACCGACGACCCCGCCGGGCGCTTCGCCCCCGGCGCCGTCCTGCCGACCGATCCCGCCGACCGCGGCCCGCTCACCGTCGTCCAGAGCACCGAGCGCAGCGGCTCGTGGTACGCCCGGTTCGCCGAGGTCCCCGACCGCACCGCCGCCGAGGCGCTGCGCGGCACGCTCCTGCTCGTCACCGTCGAGGACGAGGTGGAGGAGGACGCCTGGTACCCCCACGAGCTCGTCGGGCTGCCCGTCGAGGACACGACCGGCCGCCACGTCGGGACCGTCGCGGGCATCGAGCACCTGCCCGCCCAGGACGTCCTCGTCCTCACCGAGGAGAACGGCGCGCGCACCCTCGTGCCGTTCGTCGCCGAGATCGTCCCGCTCGTCGACGTGCCCGGGCGCCGGGTCGTCATCGACCCGCCCCACGGCCTGCTCGCCGCCGACGAGGCCTGA
- the trmD gene encoding tRNA (guanosine(37)-N1)-methyltransferase TrmD yields the protein MRIDVLTIFPDYLAPLDLSLVGKARRSGLLDLAVHDLRDWTADRHRTVDDTPFGGGAGMVMRPDVWGEALDAVLADDDAGQPAVLLVPGPGGEVLTQRTAEELAGARRLVIACGRYEGIDARVAEHYATRPGVEVREISIGDYVLNGGEVAALVVIEAVARLLPGVVGNPESLVEESHGAAGLLEYPVYTKPPEWRGHAVPEVLTSGHHGKVARWRRDRALERTAARRPDLLARLAPDALDPADRRVLADLGWYVAPEGPRRAVVRPAEPADTAALAALAAATFPLACPPSLGADAVAAFVATHLDEASFARYLTDPQRLLHVAADEVTGALLGYTMVVLDSPRPGLEEGAGSAELSKCYVRPDVHGSGLARRLLAACTAAAGARGAETIWLGTNVANRRARRFYERSGFTVVGRRTFDVGGVPNDDVVLSTPITVG from the coding sequence GTGCGCATCGACGTCCTCACGATCTTCCCGGACTACCTCGCCCCGCTCGACCTCTCCCTCGTCGGCAAGGCGCGCCGCTCCGGTCTGCTCGACCTCGCCGTCCACGACCTGCGCGACTGGACCGCCGACCGCCACCGCACGGTCGACGACACGCCCTTCGGCGGCGGCGCCGGCATGGTCATGCGCCCCGACGTGTGGGGCGAGGCCCTGGACGCCGTCCTCGCCGACGACGACGCCGGGCAGCCCGCCGTCCTCCTCGTCCCCGGACCCGGGGGAGAGGTGCTCACCCAGCGCACCGCCGAGGAGCTCGCCGGGGCGCGGCGCCTCGTCATCGCGTGCGGCCGCTACGAGGGCATCGACGCCCGCGTCGCGGAGCACTACGCCACCCGTCCCGGCGTCGAGGTCCGCGAGATCTCCATCGGGGACTACGTGCTCAACGGCGGGGAGGTCGCCGCGCTCGTCGTCATCGAGGCCGTCGCCCGCCTCCTGCCCGGCGTCGTCGGCAACCCCGAGTCGCTCGTCGAGGAGTCCCACGGCGCCGCCGGCCTCCTGGAGTACCCCGTCTACACCAAGCCGCCGGAGTGGCGCGGGCACGCCGTGCCCGAGGTCCTCACCTCCGGCCACCACGGCAAGGTCGCCCGCTGGCGCCGCGACCGGGCGCTGGAGCGCACCGCCGCCCGCCGCCCCGACCTGCTCGCCCGGCTCGCACCCGACGCCCTGGACCCCGCCGACCGGCGCGTCCTCGCCGACCTGGGGTGGTACGTCGCGCCCGAGGGACCGCGGCGCGCCGTCGTGCGGCCCGCCGAGCCGGCCGACACCGCGGCCCTCGCCGCGCTCGCCGCCGCGACCTTCCCGCTCGCCTGCCCGCCCTCCCTCGGCGCCGACGCCGTCGCGGCGTTCGTCGCGACCCACCTCGACGAGGCGAGCTTCGCGCGCTACCTCACCGACCCGCAGCGGCTCCTCCACGTCGCCGCCGACGAGGTGACCGGCGCGCTGCTCGGCTACACGATGGTCGTCCTCGACTCCCCGCGCCCGGGGCTGGAGGAGGGCGCCGGCAGCGCCGAGCTGAGCAAGTGCTACGTCCGGCCCGACGTCCACGGCAGCGGCCTCGCCCGCCGGCTCCTCGCCGCGTGCACCGCCGCGGCGGGCGCGCGGGGCGCGGAGACGATATGGCTGGGCACGAACGTCGCCAACCGCCGCGCGCGCCGCTTCTACGAGCGCTCCGGCTTCACCGTCGTCGGGCGGCGGACCTTCGACGTCGGCGGGGTGCCCAACGACGACGTGGTGCTGAGCACACCGATTACCGTCGGCTGA
- a CDS encoding ABC transporter ATP-binding protein, translating into MEPVIEIRNLRKTYGAKVAVADLSLTIGRGEIFGILGPNGAGKTTTVECLAGLRQADGGTVRLLGADPQRDPSAVRERLGIQLQESRLPPKLRVLEALRLYASFYADPADPEELLELLGLQDRRDTAFADLSGGQQQRLSIALALVGNPEVAILDELTTGLDPQARRDTWALIERVRDTGVTIVLVTHFMDEAERLCDRLVIIDDGRVVAEGSPAELIRAQEDERAFRLRLPDGSPDSIPAVLAALPDVTSVTPDDGEYVVRGGHRVLPAAVLALAERDVVPEEIRTLSRTLEDVFVRVTGTPTHEEVSS; encoded by the coding sequence ATGGAACCCGTCATCGAGATCCGCAACCTGCGCAAGACCTACGGCGCCAAGGTCGCCGTCGCCGACCTCAGCCTCACCATCGGGCGGGGGGAGATCTTCGGGATCCTCGGCCCCAACGGTGCCGGGAAGACGACGACGGTGGAGTGCCTCGCCGGCCTGCGCCAGGCCGACGGTGGCACCGTCCGCCTCCTCGGGGCCGACCCGCAGCGCGACCCGTCCGCGGTCCGGGAGCGCCTGGGCATCCAGCTCCAGGAGTCCAGGCTGCCGCCCAAGCTCCGGGTCCTGGAGGCACTGCGGCTGTACGCCTCCTTCTACGCCGACCCCGCCGACCCGGAGGAGCTCCTCGAGCTGCTCGGCCTGCAGGACAGACGGGATACCGCCTTCGCCGACCTCTCCGGCGGTCAGCAGCAGCGGCTGTCCATCGCGCTCGCGCTCGTGGGGAACCCCGAGGTCGCGATCCTCGACGAGCTCACCACGGGCCTGGACCCGCAGGCCCGCCGCGACACGTGGGCGCTCATCGAGCGGGTGCGCGACACGGGCGTGACGATCGTGCTCGTCACCCACTTCATGGACGAGGCCGAGCGGCTGTGCGACAGGCTCGTCATCATCGACGACGGCCGCGTCGTCGCCGAGGGCAGCCCGGCGGAGCTCATCCGGGCACAGGAGGACGAGCGAGCCTTCCGCCTTCGCCTGCCCGACGGGTCGCCCGACTCGATCCCCGCCGTCCTCGCGGCGCTGCCGGACGTCACCTCCGTCACGCCCGACGACGGGGAGTACGTGGTGAGGGGCGGCCACCGGGTCCTGCCCGCCGCCGTCCTGGCCCTCGCGGAGCGCGACGTCGTCCCCGAGGAGATCCGCACCCTGTCCCGCACGCTCGAGGACGTCTTCGTCCGCGTGACCGGGACCCCGACCCACGAGGAGGTCTCCTCATGA
- a CDS encoding ABC transporter substrate-binding protein has protein sequence MTHLLRPLVRLGTGAAVLGLAAAGCSSGNDDPSSAGTEISYWLWDSNQQPAYQQCAEDFAAEHDITVTIEQYGWADYWQGLTTGFASDTAPDVFANHLSYYPEFVAQGQLLGISDRIEEDGLDLSVYQDGLADLWQDQAGERYGLPKDFDTVALFYNETMAAEVGLTAEDLAALEWNPTDGGTFEQAVAALTVDGNGVRGTEPGFDKDDVAVYGLALSGNGLNASGQQTWAPFALGNDWYFGDTTPWTTAFNFAAPEFAETMEWYRGLQEKGYMPSLDIALSEQDPLNGYLAGRYALVTDGSWMNGSYLGQDDVPTKVVPTPIGPSGQRASVFNGLSDGIWSGTSDADAAWEWVKYLGSTACQDVVAESAVVFPAIQSSTEKATEAFADKGWDVTAFTVQVDQGTTHLLPIADNWSQINDIMSASIESYLQGNGDAASLAAANDQVNSLFD, from the coding sequence ATGACGCACCTCTTACGCCCCCTCGTCCGGCTGGGCACCGGCGCCGCCGTGCTCGGGCTCGCAGCCGCAGGCTGTTCCTCCGGGAACGACGACCCCTCCTCGGCAGGGACGGAGATCAGCTACTGGTTGTGGGACTCCAACCAGCAACCGGCCTACCAGCAGTGTGCCGAGGACTTCGCCGCCGAGCACGACATCACCGTCACCATCGAGCAGTACGGGTGGGCCGACTACTGGCAGGGTCTCACCACCGGCTTCGCGTCCGACACCGCTCCCGACGTGTTCGCCAACCACCTGTCCTACTACCCCGAGTTCGTCGCGCAGGGCCAGCTGCTGGGCATCTCCGACCGCATCGAGGAGGACGGGCTCGACCTGTCCGTCTACCAGGACGGACTCGCCGACCTGTGGCAGGACCAGGCGGGGGAGAGGTACGGCCTGCCGAAGGACTTCGACACGGTCGCCCTCTTCTACAACGAGACGATGGCCGCTGAGGTCGGCCTCACCGCCGAGGACCTCGCAGCCCTGGAGTGGAACCCCACTGACGGCGGCACCTTCGAGCAGGCCGTCGCGGCGCTGACGGTCGACGGCAACGGCGTCCGCGGCACCGAGCCAGGGTTCGACAAGGACGACGTCGCCGTGTACGGACTGGCCCTGTCGGGCAACGGGCTCAACGCCTCCGGCCAGCAGACGTGGGCCCCGTTCGCGCTCGGGAACGACTGGTACTTCGGTGACACGACACCGTGGACGACGGCGTTCAACTTCGCCGCGCCGGAGTTCGCCGAGACCATGGAGTGGTACCGCGGCCTGCAGGAGAAGGGCTACATGCCCAGTCTGGACATCGCGCTCTCCGAGCAGGACCCGCTGAACGGCTATCTCGCCGGGCGGTACGCGCTCGTGACCGACGGCTCCTGGATGAACGGCTCCTACCTCGGGCAGGATGACGTGCCGACGAAGGTCGTGCCCACCCCGATCGGTCCCAGCGGCCAGCGCGCCTCTGTGTTCAACGGGCTGTCCGACGGGATCTGGTCAGGAACCAGCGACGCCGACGCGGCGTGGGAGTGGGTGAAGTACCTCGGCTCGACCGCGTGCCAGGACGTCGTCGCGGAGTCCGCCGTGGTGTTCCCGGCGATCCAGAGCTCGACCGAGAAGGCGACCGAGGCGTTCGCCGACAAGGGGTGGGACGTCACGGCCTTCACCGTCCAGGTGGACCAGGGGACGACGCACCTGCTCCCGATCGCCGACAACTGGTCACAGATCAACGACATCATGAGCGCCAGCATCGAGTCCTACCTCCAGGGCAACGGCGACGCCGCCTCGCTGGCTGCTGCAAACGACCAGGTCAACAGTCTCTTCGACTGA
- a CDS encoding RNA-binding protein: protein MLADALEHLVRGVVDNPDDVTVTSRSLRRGELLEVRVNPDDLGRVIGRQGRTARALRTVVSALSTRGPVRVDVVDTDLR, encoded by the coding sequence ATGCTGGCTGACGCTCTCGAGCACCTGGTGCGTGGCGTCGTCGACAACCCCGACGACGTCACCGTCACCTCCCGCTCGCTGCGCCGCGGCGAGCTGCTCGAGGTGCGCGTCAACCCCGACGACCTCGGCCGCGTCATCGGCCGGCAGGGGCGCACCGCTCGCGCGCTGCGCACCGTCGTCTCCGCGCTGTCCACGCGCGGCCCGGTCCGCGTCGACGTCGTCGACACCGACCTGCGCTGA
- a CDS encoding ATP-binding cassette domain-containing protein: MSGLDVELRDLTVDFKDTRAVDSATVRLPANTITGLLGRNGSGKTTMLSAVASLLRPTSGQVLVDGRDPYEDEALMEQVCLIREGGDVLPDEKIRVTLDFVASARPRWDQAYAEELLETFELDPGKKPAKLSRGKRSALGAVIGLASRAPVTMFDEVYLGMDAPSRRRFYELLIADYVEHPRTVVVSSHLISEVEQLFENVVVLDRGAVLVAEEAETLREQGATVTGAADRVDAATAGLRVLGETVLGPTKQVTVLGRLDQETRERLHADGLEVGAVPLQDLFIALTDKEVRR; this comes from the coding sequence ATGAGCGGTCTCGACGTCGAGCTGCGCGACCTCACCGTCGACTTCAAGGACACCCGGGCGGTCGACTCCGCCACCGTCCGACTCCCGGCCAACACCATCACCGGGCTGCTCGGCCGCAACGGCTCGGGCAAGACGACGATGCTCTCCGCCGTCGCCTCGCTCCTGCGCCCCACCAGCGGGCAGGTGCTCGTCGACGGGCGCGACCCGTACGAGGACGAGGCCCTCATGGAGCAGGTGTGCCTCATCAGGGAGGGCGGCGACGTCCTGCCGGACGAGAAGATCCGGGTCACCCTCGACTTCGTCGCCTCGGCCCGCCCGCGGTGGGACCAGGCCTACGCCGAGGAGCTCCTCGAGACCTTCGAGCTCGACCCCGGCAAGAAGCCGGCCAAGCTCTCCCGCGGCAAGCGCTCCGCGCTCGGTGCCGTCATCGGCCTGGCCTCGCGCGCCCCGGTGACGATGTTCGACGAGGTCTACCTCGGCATGGACGCACCTTCCCGCCGCCGCTTCTACGAGCTGCTCATCGCCGACTACGTCGAGCACCCGCGCACCGTCGTCGTCTCCAGCCACCTCATCAGCGAGGTCGAGCAGCTCTTCGAGAACGTCGTCGTGCTCGACCGCGGCGCGGTGCTCGTCGCCGAGGAGGCCGAGACGCTGCGCGAGCAGGGCGCCACCGTCACCGGCGCCGCCGACCGGGTGGACGCCGCGACCGCCGGGCTGCGCGTGCTCGGGGAGACCGTGCTCGGCCCCACGAAGCAGGTGACCGTGCTCGGGCGCCTCGACCAGGAGACGCGCGAGCGGCTGCACGCCGACGGCCTGGAGGTCGGGGCCGTGCCTCTCCAGGACCTGTTCATCGCCCTCACCGACAAGGAGGTGCGCCGATGA
- a CDS encoding GntR family transcriptional regulator, whose translation MFDGPEPIYVQIAEHLRRQVLDGTLAEGDQVMSTTQYATTYRINPATAAKAFAQLVDEGVIYKQRGVGMFVADGARERLRERRRGAFFTDHLDAVLDEARMLGITPGEVVRYIEQRGERA comes from the coding sequence ATGTTCGACGGACCCGAGCCGATCTACGTGCAGATCGCCGAGCACCTGCGTCGCCAGGTCCTCGACGGGACGCTGGCCGAGGGTGACCAGGTCATGAGCACCACCCAGTACGCGACCACCTACCGGATCAACCCCGCCACCGCTGCCAAGGCCTTCGCGCAGCTCGTGGACGAGGGCGTCATCTACAAACAGCGAGGAGTGGGCATGTTCGTCGCCGACGGTGCCCGGGAGCGGCTGCGCGAGCGTCGCCGGGGCGCCTTCTTCACCGACCACCTCGACGCGGTCCTCGACGAGGCCCGCATGCTCGGCATCACGCCGGGCGAGGTCGTGCGCTACATCGAGCAGAGGGGGGAGCGGGCATGA
- the rpsP gene encoding 30S ribosomal protein S16: MAVKIRLKRMGKMRAPYYRVVVMDSRTKRDGRAIEEIGKYHPTEEPSFIEIDSDRAQYWLSVGAQPTEQVAALLKITGDWQKFKGLPGAEGTLRSKDGSAERAAEAKAAAIKAAEDEAEKRKAKASEAKAAEAAAPAEDTSAEETTDETNAG, from the coding sequence GTGGCAGTCAAGATCCGTCTCAAGCGCATGGGCAAGATGCGCGCCCCGTACTACCGCGTCGTCGTCATGGACAGCCGCACGAAGCGCGACGGTCGTGCGATCGAGGAGATCGGCAAGTACCACCCGACCGAGGAGCCCTCGTTCATCGAGATCGACTCCGACCGGGCCCAGTACTGGCTCTCCGTCGGTGCGCAGCCCACCGAGCAGGTGGCCGCGCTCCTCAAGATCACCGGCGACTGGCAGAAGTTCAAGGGCCTCCCGGGCGCCGAGGGCACCCTGCGGTCCAAGGACGGCTCCGCCGAGCGCGCCGCCGAGGCCAAGGCCGCGGCGATCAAGGCCGCCGAGGACGAGGCCGAGAAGCGCAAGGCCAAGGCCTCCGAGGCGAAGGCCGCCGAGGCCGCGGCTCCCGCGGAGGACACCTCCGCCGAGGAGACCACCGACGAGACCAATGCTGGCTGA